A window of Cohnella herbarum contains these coding sequences:
- a CDS encoding histidine phosphatase family protein → MKRETRIGWVRHGITEWNQRGIIQGVTDIPLSEEGLTQARLLAERLSNEGGQWDGIYCSDLQRAWKTAEILSERLGIPLRTDIRLRERSFGAAEGTTEAERLARWGKDWRQLVPDQESDEIIRARGHEFVDELIEKHPGEAWLIVTHGSFLARMLQSLCRDLQDSHLRNMSLTILERQPEGWKSLLHNCTLHLSDAEIKTTK, encoded by the coding sequence ATGAAGAGAGAGACTCGGATCGGCTGGGTGCGACACGGGATCACGGAATGGAATCAACGGGGCATCATTCAAGGCGTGACCGATATTCCGCTCAGCGAAGAAGGGTTAACTCAGGCTCGCCTGCTGGCAGAGCGTTTGAGCAACGAAGGCGGACAGTGGGATGGCATCTACTGCAGCGATCTTCAACGCGCATGGAAGACGGCGGAAATCTTATCCGAGCGATTGGGAATTCCTCTGCGGACGGACATCCGTTTAAGAGAACGGTCCTTCGGGGCCGCGGAAGGAACGACCGAAGCGGAACGGTTGGCCAGGTGGGGCAAGGATTGGCGCCAGCTAGTGCCGGATCAAGAAAGCGACGAGATTATTCGCGCTCGCGGCCATGAGTTCGTCGACGAACTCATTGAGAAACACCCGGGAGAAGCTTGGCTTATCGTAACGCATGGAAGCTTCCTCGCCAGAATGCTTCAATCGTTATGTCGCGATCTCCAAGATTCGCATCTGAGGAACATGTCGTTAACGATACTTGAACGTCAACCCGAGGGCTGGAAATCGCTGCTCCACAATTGCACGTTGCATCTATCGGATGCGGAAATCAAAACGACGAAGTAA
- a CDS encoding IDEAL domain-containing protein, whose translation MDNMKVAYETMLGLAAEMVLDEALRNYRTEKIYHAIDDALAQGDVESFRRLTDELKTIQS comes from the coding sequence ATGGACAACATGAAAGTCGCCTATGAGACGATGCTGGGATTGGCGGCAGAAATGGTCCTGGACGAAGCGCTGCGCAATTACCGGACAGAGAAAATATATCATGCGATCGATGATGCGCTTGCGCAAGGAGACGTGGAATCGTTTCGGCGTTTGACCGATGAATTGAAGACGATCCAGAGTTAG
- a CDS encoding ubiquinol-cytochrome c reductase iron-sulfur subunit — translation MDHNKQQETTHKPAKRKEMSRRQFLAYTLGGATAFMAGGAILPMIRFAVDPILQKKEKAGFVKVIEESKVTKEPTEVKFKIHQVDGWYESDPKLAAWITKGDDGTVYALSPVCKHLGCMVSWGGEEAPNEYHCPCHGARYTKDGKQLKVAPKPLDEYEVRTENGWVYLGPIAPNSRV, via the coding sequence ATGGACCACAATAAGCAGCAAGAAACCACGCACAAACCGGCGAAGCGCAAAGAAATGTCAAGACGTCAATTTCTAGCGTATACGCTTGGCGGAGCAACAGCCTTCATGGCCGGCGGGGCCATTTTACCGATGATCCGCTTTGCCGTAGATCCTATATTGCAGAAGAAAGAAAAAGCAGGATTCGTCAAAGTCATCGAGGAAAGCAAAGTAACGAAGGAACCTACCGAGGTGAAATTCAAAATTCACCAGGTGGACGGTTGGTACGAAAGCGATCCGAAGCTTGCCGCTTGGATCACGAAAGGCGACGATGGCACAGTGTACGCGCTGTCACCCGTATGTAAGCACTTGGGCTGCATGGTGAGCTGGGGCGGCGAAGAAGCGCCAAACGAGTACCACTGTCCGTGCCACGGGGCGCGTTACACGAAAGACGGCAAACAACTTAAAGTTGCGCCGAAGCCGTTAGACGAGTACGAAGTCAGAACGGAAAACGGTTGGGTATATCTCGGACCTATAGCACCGAATAGTCGCGTTTAG
- the bshB1 gene encoding bacillithiol biosynthesis deacetylase BshB1, which produces MSHNHHDQLDMLVFAAHPDDAEIGMGGTIAKHVREGYRVGMIDLTYAELSSNGNVQTRQREAAEATSVLGLAVRENLGLPDRRLAVIAQQTDLMVEAIRKYRPRLVFAPYHMDRHPDHVTCSRMAEEAVFNAKLRRYMPELPAWTVDQLLFYFINDAHTPQLLIDVSEVHEIKMNALKAYRSQFMPGSSEADWVETPLTGAYLDNIVARDRLLGQAMKYPFAEGFISKGPIAVQRF; this is translated from the coding sequence ATGAGTCATAATCATCACGATCAATTGGATATGCTCGTATTCGCCGCGCATCCCGACGATGCGGAGATCGGCATGGGCGGAACGATAGCCAAGCACGTTCGCGAAGGATATAGGGTCGGCATGATCGATCTCACCTACGCCGAATTGTCTTCTAACGGCAACGTGCAAACCCGGCAACGGGAAGCTGCCGAAGCGACATCCGTGCTTGGCCTGGCCGTGCGCGAGAATCTTGGCTTGCCCGATCGTCGACTTGCCGTCATTGCCCAGCAAACGGATTTGATGGTGGAAGCCATTCGGAAGTATCGACCTAGGCTCGTATTCGCTCCTTATCATATGGATCGGCATCCGGACCATGTCACTTGCAGCCGAATGGCCGAGGAAGCGGTGTTCAACGCCAAGCTTAGACGGTATATGCCGGAGCTGCCTGCTTGGACGGTAGATCAATTGCTGTTCTACTTCATTAACGATGCGCACACTCCGCAGTTGCTCATCGACGTGAGCGAAGTTCATGAGATCAAAATGAATGCGTTAAAAGCCTATCGGTCGCAATTTATGCCCGGAAGCAGCGAAGCGGATTGGGTCGAAACGCCGCTGACGGGAGCGTATTTAGACAATATCGTGGCAAGAGACCGCTTACTTGGGCAAGCTATGAAATATCCGTTCGCGGAAGGTTTTATTTCCAAAGGACCGATTGCGGTTCAACGCTTCTAA
- a CDS encoding DUF1405 domain-containing protein, translating into MSWLKWLISRSILLHPTTLLILMLIYVPGTIYGYYWYKDQLAATWNEQPHWQIPFVPDSPTASLFFALAVLWLWISPNRSRIAWVNGVRGVIETLGVVTSVKYGIWATAIIFAGQAQGASSQWEDWMLIIGHTAMAVTALLYARFFTFGGIALLAAAAWTFLNDTVDYTYDVFPYLPRQLYDDIFYVGLFTFLLTALSVLATAIAKFVFAEEKIASDKSF; encoded by the coding sequence ATGAGTTGGCTGAAATGGCTGATTTCTCGTAGTATATTGCTGCATCCCACGACTTTACTGATCCTTATGCTGATCTACGTTCCGGGAACGATATACGGTTACTATTGGTACAAAGATCAGTTGGCCGCGACATGGAACGAGCAGCCGCATTGGCAAATCCCGTTCGTGCCCGATAGCCCGACCGCTTCTCTTTTTTTCGCGCTCGCCGTTCTTTGGTTGTGGATTTCTCCGAACCGATCGCGGATAGCATGGGTGAACGGAGTCCGCGGCGTCATCGAGACGCTAGGAGTCGTAACGTCCGTCAAGTACGGCATATGGGCGACTGCAATCATCTTCGCAGGACAAGCGCAAGGAGCATCCTCGCAATGGGAGGATTGGATGTTAATCATCGGACATACGGCCATGGCGGTAACGGCGCTGCTCTATGCGCGCTTCTTTACTTTCGGAGGCATCGCCCTGCTCGCGGCGGCAGCCTGGACGTTCTTGAACGATACGGTAGATTATACGTACGACGTGTTCCCGTATCTGCCAAGGCAATTGTACGACGATATCTTCTACGTTGGCTTATTTACTTTCTTATTAACGGCACTCAGCGTCTTAGCCACGGCGATAGCGAAGTTTGTTTTCGCGGAGGAGAAGATCGCCTCGGACAAGTCGTTCTAA
- the dapB gene encoding 4-hydroxy-tetrahydrodipicolinate reductase, translating into MSHKITVAVAGAGGRMGREVVKMVLEDSELQLVAAIDRSAGPVDAGTLVGKSVSGVIVTPHLADALSANRPDVLVDFTNPKSAMPNTETALAYGVRPVIGTTGFTPEQIAALDKQCREQGIGGLIAPNFSIGAILMMKFSAMAAKYFPHVEIIEYHGDQKLDAPSGTSIKTAEWISEARQELRQGNPNEEEVIEGARGGYYDGFRIHSVRLPGVFAQQEVVFGAFGQTLKIRHDSYDRAGYMPGVNTAIKKIMNVTGMVYGFEHLMD; encoded by the coding sequence ATGTCGCACAAAATTACCGTAGCCGTCGCGGGAGCGGGCGGCCGCATGGGACGCGAAGTCGTAAAAATGGTGTTAGAAGATTCCGAGTTGCAGCTCGTCGCGGCCATAGATAGATCAGCAGGTCCGGTCGACGCCGGGACGCTTGTCGGCAAGTCCGTTTCCGGCGTCATCGTGACTCCGCATCTCGCCGATGCGTTGTCGGCAAACCGTCCTGACGTATTAGTCGATTTCACGAATCCAAAGTCGGCCATGCCCAATACGGAAACGGCGCTCGCTTACGGCGTTCGTCCCGTAATAGGGACAACCGGCTTCACTCCGGAACAGATTGCCGCATTGGACAAGCAGTGTCGTGAGCAAGGCATAGGCGGACTGATAGCGCCGAATTTCTCGATCGGGGCTATTCTCATGATGAAATTTTCCGCGATGGCCGCCAAGTATTTTCCCCATGTGGAAATCATCGAATACCATGGAGACCAGAAGCTCGATGCGCCGTCGGGAACGTCGATCAAGACCGCCGAATGGATTTCCGAAGCCCGTCAAGAGCTGCGCCAAGGAAACCCTAACGAGGAAGAAGTGATCGAAGGGGCTAGGGGCGGTTACTACGACGGATTCCGTATACATAGCGTTCGATTGCCGGGCGTGTTCGCCCAACAGGAAGTCGTCTTCGGGGCGTTCGGCCAAACGCTTAAAATTCGCCACGATTCCTACGATAGGGCGGGGTACATGCCCGGAGTCAATACGGCGATCAAGAAAATCATGAACGTGACCGGCATGGTTTACGGTTTCGAGCACTTGATGGATTAA
- the qcrB gene encoding menaquinol-cytochrome c reductase cytochrome b subunit, which translates to MFKNMYNWIDERLDITPMWRDIADHEVPEHVNPAHHFSAFVYCFGGLTFFITVIQILSGMFLTMYYVPDIINAYYSVDYLQHQVAFGAIVRGMHHWGASLVIVMMFLHTLRVFFTGSYKAPREMNWVVGMLIFFVMLGLGFTGYLLPWDNKAYYATKVGLEIAGAVPFLGEYIKELMNGGTIVGAQTLTRFFAIHVFFLPGALLALLAGHFFMIRKQGISGPL; encoded by the coding sequence ATGTTCAAAAACATGTACAATTGGATCGACGAACGTCTAGATATTACGCCGATGTGGAGAGATATCGCGGATCACGAGGTGCCTGAGCACGTTAACCCCGCGCATCACTTCTCCGCTTTCGTTTATTGTTTCGGCGGATTGACGTTCTTCATCACCGTCATTCAAATCCTCTCGGGGATGTTCTTGACGATGTATTACGTCCCGGATATCATCAACGCCTACTACAGCGTTGACTACCTGCAGCATCAAGTCGCTTTCGGCGCGATCGTGCGGGGGATGCATCACTGGGGAGCAAGTCTTGTTATCGTAATGATGTTCCTACATACTCTGCGCGTATTCTTCACCGGCTCCTACAAAGCGCCTCGTGAAATGAACTGGGTAGTCGGAATGTTGATTTTCTTCGTCATGTTGGGCCTTGGATTCACGGGTTACCTGCTTCCATGGGATAACAAAGCGTATTACGCGACGAAGGTTGGTCTTGAAATTGCGGGAGCCGTGCCTTTCTTAGGCGAGTATATTAAGGAGCTTATGAACGGCGGCACGATCGTCGGCGCCCAAACGCTGACCCGTTTCTTCGCAATCCACGTGTTCTTCTTGCCTGGAGCTTTGTTGGCATTGCTTGCAGGACACTTCTTTATGATTCGAAAACAGGGCATTTCCGGGCCGCTGTAA
- a CDS encoding sporulation protein YpjB: protein MFLFKIGVRRRGWVSLILVSTLCSLGLLIVAPSIARGQISVDNGQADPGNRLSAGDSATRIAYERFLTSTETLYEEINESKLEHARASLNELEQQFRGLPLKQIATAEGILALAHNITELKRTASAMEPDQRKWKSAAASLRLAADAIVHSEKPLWHRYRKILRDDLVRLGDSLPRETAVAGLASRTSLLAFEQLKQHYDLIRTSAILQTEPWKVERSDSVIRYALRVYRAESPSAELLLGTIPPLQEALDGLFPEDDAASTALVPPVGMTPPSWGWSAMMGTFIVTILTWVGWRRYKVEEFTGRSQGRGSSRTIESEDAAQRWLKKWKK from the coding sequence GTGTTTTTGTTTAAAATAGGAGTGCGGCGGCGCGGTTGGGTGTCGTTAATACTGGTAAGTACGCTTTGTTCGCTAGGCTTGCTTATCGTTGCCCCTTCGATCGCGAGAGGGCAGATTTCCGTAGATAACGGCCAAGCCGATCCTGGTAACCGCCTATCCGCTGGCGATTCGGCTACCCGCATCGCATATGAAAGATTTTTAACGTCGACGGAAACCTTATACGAAGAAATCAATGAAAGCAAGCTTGAACATGCGCGAGCCAGCCTGAACGAACTGGAGCAACAGTTCCGCGGCTTGCCACTGAAGCAAATCGCGACTGCCGAAGGCATACTGGCTCTAGCCCATAATATAACCGAGCTGAAGAGAACGGCTTCCGCTATGGAACCGGATCAACGGAAATGGAAATCGGCTGCCGCTTCGCTGAGACTAGCCGCCGACGCCATAGTTCATTCCGAGAAACCTTTGTGGCACCGCTACAGGAAAATTTTACGGGACGATTTGGTCAGACTCGGCGATTCTTTGCCTCGCGAGACGGCGGTCGCGGGTCTTGCTTCACGAACGTCGCTGCTCGCTTTCGAACAACTAAAGCAGCATTACGATCTCATTCGTACGTCGGCGATCCTTCAAACCGAACCTTGGAAAGTCGAACGGAGCGACTCGGTAATCCGTTATGCTTTACGCGTCTACCGCGCGGAATCTCCTTCTGCCGAACTGTTATTGGGTACGATCCCGCCGCTGCAGGAGGCGCTGGACGGTTTGTTCCCGGAAGATGACGCGGCTTCGACCGCTCTCGTGCCTCCCGTCGGAATGACTCCGCCATCATGGGGCTGGTCGGCGATGATGGGGACTTTTATCGTGACAATTCTCACTTGGGTCGGGTGGAGAAGATATAAAGTCGAAGAGTTTACGGGAAGAAGTCAAGGCCGAGGTTCATCGCGAACGATCGAATCCGAAGACGCGGCGCAACGATGGCTCAAGAAATGGAAGAAATAG
- a CDS encoding tetratricopeptide repeat protein, whose amino-acid sequence MDGETCLRQAYEAIYQGDFESAVHWFGQAIEIEPENAAYYHSGSITCARSGKLSLALTYAHRAVELKPNDPIYMLNLRVIMSKARIANARHLLAGDSPDVEKSIALLKEASQLDPLSAEANLLLGILYRMQRNYKLALDCLRNALQLEPQHEEAKRLLHEVRAERRRLLKQQYSHYHSRRNR is encoded by the coding sequence ATGGACGGGGAAACGTGCCTCCGGCAAGCGTACGAAGCCATCTATCAAGGGGATTTCGAATCAGCCGTTCACTGGTTCGGGCAAGCGATCGAGATTGAACCCGAGAACGCGGCCTACTACCACAGCGGATCGATTACCTGCGCAAGGAGCGGCAAGCTCTCGTTGGCCTTGACGTACGCCCACAGGGCCGTAGAATTGAAACCGAACGATCCGATCTATATGCTTAATCTTCGGGTCATCATGTCCAAGGCGCGTATAGCCAACGCGAGGCATTTGCTGGCGGGGGATTCGCCCGATGTCGAGAAGAGCATCGCGTTGCTAAAGGAAGCATCGCAACTCGACCCGCTATCGGCGGAAGCTAATCTATTGCTGGGCATTTTGTACCGGATGCAACGGAATTATAAGCTTGCTCTCGATTGTTTGCGGAATGCTTTGCAACTGGAGCCGCAGCACGAAGAGGCCAAACGATTGTTGCACGAAGTGCGCGCCGAGAGGCGACGCCTTCTCAAACAACAATATTCGCACTATCATTCTAGAAGGAATAGGTGA
- a CDS encoding methylglyoxal synthase, with protein MDIALIAHDRKKEEMVNFAIAYEHVLKHHRLYATGTTGTRIMENTSLNVHRFMSGPLGGDQQIGARVAENTMDLILFFRDPLMAQPHEPDIIALLRLCDVQGIPVATNVATGELLVKALERGDFAWRELVHKYKPGIEG; from the coding sequence ATGGATATCGCACTTATCGCGCACGATCGCAAGAAAGAAGAAATGGTTAATTTCGCGATCGCATACGAACACGTTTTGAAACATCATCGACTATATGCTACGGGGACGACCGGCACCCGCATCATGGAGAATACGTCCTTAAACGTTCATCGATTTATGTCGGGTCCTCTGGGCGGGGACCAACAAATCGGAGCGAGAGTCGCGGAGAATACGATGGATTTGATTCTCTTCTTCAGAGATCCGTTAATGGCGCAGCCGCATGAGCCCGATATCATCGCGCTGTTGCGCTTATGCGACGTTCAAGGCATTCCGGTCGCGACGAACGTCGCCACGGGAGAATTGCTCGTCAAGGCGCTGGAACGAGGAGATTTCGCATGGCGAGAGCTCGTACATAAATATAAACCGGGAATAGAAGGTTAA
- a CDS encoding nucleotide pyrophosphohydrolase has translation MGDSRITDLALTERTLADIQRDVDAYISQYKEGYFSPLSMLARMSEEVGELAREVNHHFGEKPKKQDEADNSIEMELGDILFIVTCFANSLGIDLTEAHRKVMHKFNTRDADRWTKKHTDNG, from the coding sequence ATGGGAGACTCTCGCATAACCGATTTAGCGTTGACGGAGCGTACGCTTGCCGATATTCAACGCGATGTGGATGCTTACATTTCGCAATACAAAGAAGGCTATTTTTCCCCGCTGTCCATGTTGGCCAGGATGTCCGAAGAAGTCGGGGAATTGGCGCGGGAAGTGAATCATCATTTCGGCGAGAAGCCGAAGAAGCAGGATGAAGCCGATAATTCGATCGAGATGGAGCTTGGCGATATTTTGTTTATCGTCACTTGTTTCGCGAATTCGTTAGGGATAGACCTGACCGAGGCGCACCGCAAGGTGATGCATAAATTCAACACCCGCGATGCGGACAGATGGACGAAGAAGCACACCGATAACGGCTAA
- the bshA gene encoding N-acetyl-alpha-D-glucosaminyl L-malate synthase BshA, translated as MNRPLRIGITCYPSLGGSGVVATELGKLLAEKGHEIHFITHSMPFRLGKFHRNIFYHEVEVSDYYVFRYPPYDLSLASKMNQVARLQKLDLLHVHYAVPHAVCAILAKQMAGDDLKVVTTLHGTDITVLAQDETLKDIIRFGIRKSDAVTAVSRDLIKETRELLDIQEPIDLTYNFVDKRIYYPRECTDLRRDYAEPHEKVLMHISNFRPVKRTMDVVDIFAKVNARTPTRLVLVGEGPDLPKIQTKIQAMGLSHRVHFLGKQDDVAQVISIADLMLLPSEKESFGLVALEAMACGVPTIGSIAGGIPELVQSGKTGYLSTIGNTDEMAENAVKLLTNEKLYAEFREACIQRAHHVFCDELITAQYEEIYYRVLGMPLPLSVPVCNV; from the coding sequence ATGAATCGTCCGCTTAGAATCGGCATCACCTGTTACCCCTCGCTTGGAGGCTCGGGCGTTGTCGCGACTGAGCTTGGCAAATTGCTGGCCGAGAAAGGTCACGAAATCCATTTTATTACGCATAGCATGCCTTTCCGGTTAGGCAAATTCCACCGCAATATTTTCTATCACGAGGTGGAAGTATCGGATTATTACGTGTTTCGTTATCCTCCATACGATCTGTCGTTAGCGAGTAAAATGAATCAAGTCGCAAGGCTTCAGAAGCTCGATCTGCTTCATGTTCATTACGCCGTTCCTCACGCCGTGTGCGCCATCTTGGCCAAACAAATGGCGGGGGACGATCTGAAGGTCGTTACGACGCTTCACGGAACGGATATTACCGTTCTGGCGCAGGATGAGACGCTTAAAGACATCATTCGGTTCGGCATTCGCAAGAGCGATGCGGTAACGGCGGTCAGCCGCGATTTAATCAAGGAAACGAGAGAGCTGCTGGATATTCAGGAGCCTATAGATCTGACCTACAATTTCGTGGACAAACGAATTTATTACCCGCGCGAATGTACGGACTTGCGCAGGGATTACGCGGAGCCCCACGAGAAAGTACTGATGCACATATCCAACTTCAGACCCGTGAAGCGGACGATGGACGTGGTCGACATTTTCGCCAAGGTGAACGCCAGAACGCCAACGAGACTCGTGCTCGTGGGAGAAGGGCCGGATTTGCCGAAAATTCAGACTAAAATTCAAGCCATGGGTTTGTCTCATCGCGTACACTTCTTGGGTAAACAGGATGACGTGGCGCAAGTGATCTCCATCGCGGATTTGATGTTGCTTCCGTCCGAGAAGGAAAGCTTCGGATTGGTCGCTTTGGAAGCGATGGCATGCGGCGTTCCGACGATCGGTTCCATCGCGGGAGGCATTCCCGAGCTTGTTCAGAGCGGGAAAACCGGGTACCTGTCGACTATCGGCAACACGGACGAAATGGCTGAAAATGCTGTGAAGCTGCTGACGAACGAGAAACTTTATGCCGAATTCAGGGAAGCTTGCATTCAGAGGGCTCATCATGTTTTCTGCGACGAGCTGATAACCGCGCAATACGAGGAAATCTATTATCGCGTGCTTGGCATGCCCCTCCCGCTATCTGTTCCCGTATGCAACGTCTAA
- a CDS encoding menaquinol-cytochrome c reductase cytochrome b/c subunit: MAHKHDPNEKILYVGDSRIRKRDYSNVTPPDYTAFPGKSEVFIPNFLLKEWMVGVVALVGFLTLVIAEPAPLGYPADPLNSAFIPMPDWYFLFLYQLLKYPYASGDFIVLGVLGLSGIPFIALLLAPFLDTGKERRFYRRPIASSLMIVSLVAVTYLTWVSWDHYQHELEATGTVPEHIEREIKAEEAVEKGLPRPIPGKEKIPAMVAADDPAFTDTMTQAACIACHGAELEGGNGPALRGIGDTLSKEELVEIVTNGKGDMMPAFKADLTAEQIDQIATWLSKQKAEAAE, translated from the coding sequence ATGGCACATAAACATGATCCAAATGAAAAAATTCTATATGTCGGTGATTCGCGTATTCGCAAACGCGATTACTCCAATGTGACGCCTCCGGACTACACTGCTTTTCCGGGTAAATCGGAAGTTTTCATTCCGAACTTCCTGCTCAAGGAGTGGATGGTCGGCGTAGTCGCACTGGTCGGATTCTTGACTCTGGTCATTGCGGAACCGGCTCCGCTCGGCTATCCGGCGGATCCGCTGAACAGCGCGTTCATCCCGATGCCGGACTGGTACTTCCTGTTCCTGTATCAATTATTGAAATATCCTTACGCATCGGGAGATTTTATCGTCCTTGGCGTACTCGGCTTATCCGGTATACCTTTTATCGCTTTGTTGCTGGCTCCGTTCTTGGATACGGGCAAAGAGCGTCGCTTCTATCGTCGTCCGATCGCTTCGTCGCTGATGATCGTTTCATTGGTGGCTGTCACTTACCTGACTTGGGTTTCGTGGGATCACTACCAGCACGAGTTGGAAGCAACCGGTACGGTACCGGAGCACATCGAACGCGAGATTAAAGCGGAAGAAGCCGTTGAGAAGGGCTTGCCTCGTCCGATACCGGGCAAGGAGAAAATCCCTGCGATGGTAGCCGCCGATGATCCGGCGTTCACGGATACGATGACGCAAGCGGCTTGTATCGCTTGTCACGGCGCCGAGCTTGAAGGCGGGAACGGTCCTGCCTTGAGAGGGATCGGAGACACGCTGAGCAAAGAAGAGCTCGTTGAGATCGTTACGAACGGTAAAGGCGATATGATGCCTGCGTTCAAAGCGGATTTGACGGCCGAACAAATCGATCAAATCGCGACTTGGCTTTCCAAGCAAAAAGCAGAGGCGGCGGAGTAA
- a CDS encoding anti-sigma factor family protein produces MKCEEAGEWFGIYRDLPEDSAERLAVDLHVHECKECAEEFSIWEESALLIQELPNSDVQDDEVVTTAWLNQNVMNRIYAEQKWYMPTLRRTYSFSFGFRRKVAGVLAAMFALFICGFLYTAFGQFGGPGSDASGANAFAVKYQNGDGAHLDIPVASLSDPIMLNVSPAMPEYWVALSIIGMIMTLLILNWFSRVRS; encoded by the coding sequence ATGAAGTGCGAAGAAGCCGGAGAATGGTTTGGGATTTATCGTGATTTGCCCGAGGATTCCGCCGAGAGACTCGCCGTCGATCTGCATGTTCATGAATGTAAAGAATGCGCGGAAGAATTCAGCATTTGGGAAGAAAGCGCGTTATTGATTCAAGAGCTGCCGAATAGCGACGTACAGGATGACGAGGTCGTAACGACGGCTTGGTTGAATCAGAACGTCATGAATCGGATTTACGCCGAACAGAAATGGTATATGCCGACGCTCCGTCGGACGTATTCGTTTTCGTTCGGTTTTAGAAGGAAGGTCGCTGGCGTACTAGCGGCTATGTTTGCCTTATTTATCTGCGGATTTTTATATACCGCGTTCGGTCAATTCGGAGGTCCGGGCAGCGACGCTTCGGGGGCTAATGCTTTTGCGGTTAAATATCAGAACGGGGACGGCGCTCACCTCGACATTCCCGTTGCCAGCTTGAGCGATCCGATCATGTTGAACGTCTCTCCGGCAATGCCAGAATATTGGGTTGCCCTATCCATTATCGGGATGATTATGACGCTTCTGATCCTGAACTGGTTTTCGCGGGTTCGCTCATGA
- a CDS encoding DUF2487 family protein — protein MKFSEIDADSWPDLQPYLDTCLIPLSGLKGGEAPWEATEKVARAGQWLSPLEQAFRGRTVTMPAFHYDEEGSAQSDSINRLIAGWKKLGFRYVIVVSGQALEAGDQLQADLIIQPLDGEDEPDTGRISKAVAELWRGVSG, from the coding sequence ATGAAATTCAGTGAAATCGATGCGGATAGCTGGCCGGATCTGCAACCTTACTTGGACACTTGTCTGATTCCTTTGTCCGGACTCAAAGGAGGAGAAGCGCCCTGGGAGGCTACGGAGAAGGTTGCTCGAGCCGGGCAATGGTTATCCCCGTTGGAGCAAGCGTTCCGTGGACGAACGGTGACGATGCCGGCATTCCACTACGACGAAGAGGGTTCGGCGCAATCGGATTCGATTAATCGACTGATTGCGGGATGGAAGAAACTCGGGTTTCGTTACGTGATCGTCGTAAGCGGCCAAGCGTTGGAGGCAGGGGATCAACTTCAGGCCGACTTGATCATTCAACCGCTTGACGGAGAGGACGAGCCGGATACGGGCCGGATAAGTAAAGCCGTCGCTGAACTGTGGCGCGGGGTTTCGGGGTAG